In the genome of Mauremys reevesii isolate NIE-2019 linkage group 6, ASM1616193v1, whole genome shotgun sequence, the window CTGCTGAGGGTTCTTTGGGAAAAACCTGAAGAGACAGAAGCCAGTTATTTCAAACTGAAGGCCGCAATCTGTTCTGTGAGTGCAGATCCATTTGCTTATGTAGAGCCCCACTGAAcaatttgcaggatcaaggcctaaatcTACAATTTTGCCCTTTTCTCGCCCCATACTGGAGTTTTGGCTTCTCTGGTTTTTGTCACCAGCTTGTGTGAAAATGTTAATGTCGTTTAAATTTGGGGCCTGGTTCTGAAGCCACTGGGGCCTACTTATGGAAAtaaaggctgcaggattgggcctgtaATTTGCTGTGCTTAACAAACATTGGGCCACTTTGTACTCTCCATTACTCTGGTGCAAATCTACAGTaatttcatttacttcaattgagttactctggatttacactaatGAAAAGGAAAGCAGATTTTGGCCCATTCATTATAATTTAGATTTTTCTGAAATCACTGCCATGTCATTCTTACAATTAAAAAAGATTTGAGAATCAGAAATGGTCTTTATAATTTTGAGCATCCACTTCACGACTCCCAAAATTTCTTCCTGAGCTAAAATTTGAGGCAGTTTGAGTACACTAGTTGTGGAACTGAGCTTTTCTGTAAACAATATGCAGTATTTGTAGTGCACCACAAATTGTGGCCTAGGAATTTCGGCCTTTCTATTCTTCAGCTCCATATGCTAAAGGAAGGTCAGGGTGGTAAATTATCACAGCTTTCCCAAAGAACTGGACCAGTTATATAAGTCAGTCACAGGTAGCTCTTGAAATAGCCATGGGAATTTGAATAATGTAGAACTCTTTCCTGAACACTTcttgattaaaaagaaaaaagaattttCACTGACTGTTGGGCGTACAGTACAGGCTGTTTCAGTCCCAATCTGCTTCAGCCTTGGAAATAGCCCTGGTTAATTTGCATGCTAGATTGAGTGTGCACGTGCACTATCCCAACTGTGTTTCTCCAACGCAGAAGATATTGAGCTACTTCTAAAGCTATTTTTATTCTGATGAACTGCTGAACATAATTTGAATGTGTCAAAATATTTCTAAACTATTTCTTCCATATTTTGAAATGCGTAGTTTTAAGttttaattatatataattatataatgTCATTTGAATACTTAGAAATTTCTGGGAAGCAGTTTGATAACACCGAATCCAACTGAATGACATTGTAAATATATTATGAATACCTTGACTTTGTGCAGGACCATTTGGGTCCAATCCTGAAAATACTTCCTATCATACCTAGTCCCACTGAAAATAATGGGACTGCTTATGGTAAGACAGCAAAACACCTAATAGTAAGCATTTTCATAAATAGGCCCTTagatattttttttcagttctctAGCAGCAATTTGTTCCACCTCCAGTCCCAACACTTTTAACCATCAAAGTGTTGCTGATCATTCCTTAGTATCTTTAAGACTCTTAACAGATTCAAAATATGCAATGTTTTATACATCTTTGCGAACTAAAATGTACATTTTGTAACTGAAATATATGGCTATCACTGTTTAGCAATATCAGTGAATGCAAAGCATTCAGATTTTTGCATAAGGCTGCAATATAAATAGCTAAATAAAAACAACCACATCACTATAATTTGTCTAAAAATTAGCATAGATGGAATCacttaaaaaagcaaaattgtactttaaaaaaattggccaCAATGAGGAATACAGACAATGTGCCCTGTATTCTTACTACATCACTCAGGATTACTTGTTACTGTCATGGAAGTTTAATCAATAGCAAGTATTTTAAGATACCCAAAATAATCAAGTGATATCTACTGACCCACAATAACATATCAATCTCTTCACATATTCACATGATTTAAAATGCTATTGCTTTCTTTCCACCCCTCCACATAACAATAATAAAAGGCATCACAGATGCATTAAGTATTTTAAGAAACATTTTTTCAAATGCAATAAATTTACCAATGCAATAAATTTAGAAATGTTTGTGATCTTTTTCAATTGTTCTCTGCTATTATATAAGATTTCTTTAAGATCCTATTTTTTTCATTTCCACTCCTTgtacaactctctctctctctttcccccctctccccgcttgCTCTCTCTGTCTCATTTGACAGGCAAATTTGCAGACATTGCCTGAGGATAACAACCTCGTTTGACAGTCAATTAACCGTGAATAGTCAAAGCCAAGGCAGTTTGCATTACATAAATGGAAAATTAGATTCTTTTTTCCCAAGAAACAAAACCCTCTCCTTAAGACACTGCAATAGACAACTTAGTATCAAAACTTCTAATCACGTCTTTCCCAAACCCCTTGGAGACATTTAGCAATCAGTAAAAGGTGGTTTCATTTAATTTGTATAATGTAATTTTTGTAAATGTATTATACATTTTGTGTAGAGATCATTATCATGGAGATAATATAAATGTTGGCATAGATGTCATAAAACACCTTTAATGTCTTTCTGACAGATATTAAAAGCAATAAGCTGTGATCCTTTTTAATGGAAGGTTTCAAAGAGAACATTTCaattattgtcattttatgctttTCCAGCCTGTTTCATTGTGTAACCTGATATATTTCTGAAATTTCTGCTGAAATATGCCCAGCAATTAATAATCTTATTGCTATTAATGTCACTGTTTTCCCCCATTTGCATTTTCCTTAGTTATATCTACTTGGAATTGTTTTTATCTTTACCCTTGCACTAAATATTCAGACATTTGATTATGAATTTTAGTCTCTGTCTGCTTATCCTCTACACTTTCCTGAGCATACCTGCTATATCTCGCCAGAAGTCTCCTCCTGAAGGCTCTTCTGTGATGAAAAAATTATGCTCTTTGTTCTTatctaaaataaaaaacaaatgcaaCACTTAAAATGCTTTCAGTAGCAGGAAATAGCATACCCAAGACAACAGTAGACTCCAACAAAAATAGATACCTAATATTCAAACACATACTCAGATGTGTTTTGGATGTGAATGAATATAATGTTAAATTGCCATCAAAGAGTCTATTAGAATGTTTTTTCTTAATTGAAATCATGGaagtgatttatttttgtttaagtcATGTTATAGAGAACAAATTGATACAACCCACAGAGCTGTGGTTTATTAAGCCTTTTGGTGACTGCATCgattttagaaaaagaaaatatatttgtctTTACCTGAAAAGTTGCTGTCCTCTTTTGTAGCCAAAATGACTTGGTTACCTTCCTTGCTTTTCTGATTCTACaggaataaaaataattaaaacacacAAAATCAAGATCTAGAGACAATCATATGCAGATATACAATCCCAGGCAAATACCAAGTCAGCAGAAAAAGGACATCAATAGAAGTGACTATTGTGGAATCCCCCATGACATTATCTTTGATGATTGCCTTTTTGGAAACCTTATAAACCTTGTACAGGTTCAATATGTTACAAGCTTCTATACACAACTTCTACTTTCTGTGTTTGTGGGGTGACGGGTAATGGAAATTGGAGGTGTGCAGGTTGGCCTGGATTATTTTCTTCCTTGAGCTAATTTGCCACTGGTAGATTTAACTGGACAGGAACTATCAGAAAGGACCTAACGCTTTCATCCACTGAAAACAACTTACTGTAAGGAGCCATTCTATACTGGCAGGGAGTAAGACAAGATGACCTAATAAATCTTCTACACCTCTTGATTTCTAGTACTAACATTTAAATACAGAATGAAGCCCCCAAACCCTCCTGTGGTCTGGTTTGAATTATGTCTAAATTgctatatgtttttaaaaacatggtTAAGGCCTTCAAGTGACCCATTTGTAGGAAACAAAAATATTCTTTGGGGAAGGATGTAACCTTTGGAGCAGATAGCTCTCCCTTACTTCTGTTTTAGGGGGTGATTTTTCCACTTTACAAACCGAAATCTACTGTAAGGAAGAGAAATAACCCTCTACATTTGGTCTGAATTCAAGAACAATTGGGCCGATTTGTATGAACCACCCCGCATATTTTATTTCTGTGGGGAACGCGAGCGATCCATCTTCCTTACGCATGTGGAACCGATTCAGCCTAAAGGTGCatttcaataataataattagcttGAAGGAGCCTAAAGGGGATATTTACATCTTTGTAGGAGGGCTGCTCCTCCAGTGATGGATGGTgcactgggctgctgctgctgctgctattccccCCTTTCGGGGGGCCAGGGGGAGGAGGATGCAGCTCTGCACTGGTGTCCCCTAGTTTCTCCTCTTGCTGCTGCCTGGAGGAGTTGATGGGGAAGAGGCCAGTAGCAGCAGCCcggtccctgctgcctcctcctttcTCCGTCAGCCCCCGGCTCTGGAGGTACCGGCTGCTCCCCCCTAGGGCGTCCACCCCTTGgtccccctcctgctcctcctcctccggctGCTTGTGCCCCTCCACGTCCACCTCCTGCTcttcctcctcgtcctcctcctcctcctcttcctcgctGCTCTCCTCGCTGGGGTAGCTGCAGCTGGTGCCGCCCGGGGAGAGGAGGCGGTGGGGGGcctggggctgcggcagcggCGGGTGGCGCTCGCAGCCCGGCTCCTCCTGCACCAGCAGCAGCGGGGAGGCCGGGTGGTGGGGCCCGCCGCTGGCCCCGTGCAGCTTGGCCAGGCTCTCCGAGTCCTCCTTGCCCCCGACCGGCCGGAAGGCGCTGGAGTGGTGGTAGCCGCTGCCCGCCTTGCGGCCGGCCTGGCCCTCCAGCAGGTGCGGGTGCGGGTGCGGGTGGCGAGCCGgcaccctgcccccgccgcccgcctCCGCCGCGGGGGACGCGGCGTCCCCGCCGCCAGGGGGCGTCTCGAAGAGCGGGTCCCTGCCGCTGCCGCTGGCCGGGGGAGCGGGAGCCGGAGCGGCCGCGGCCGGGGGGGCGCCCAGCCCGGCGGCCGCCGCCTCGCCGCTGGGCTCGGCCAGGTCCAGGAAGGCCTGGCGCAGCAGGCCGGGGCTGTCGCCCAGGGAGCAGCTGAGGGCGCTGGGCGGCTGCGGCGGCGGCTGCAGGTAGGTGGGCACCGGCAGGCCGCCGGGGGCGCGGGGCGGCCAGAACATGCAGAAGGGCGGGTAGAAGGCGGCTTCCTTCCGGCCGGGCCAGAAGAGGCCCGAGAGGCCGCCGGCCGCCTTGTGGGCCTCGCCGGCCGCGCCCTCCTCCTTCTTGTGGCAGAGGCCGAAGGCGGCGGCGGGGAAGCCGTAGGGGTGCGGGAAGAGGCCGCCGCAGCCGGGCAGCTTGTGCAGCACGCCGCCGAAGGAGCCCTTGCTGGGCACCGGGATGACCGGGTAGCTCCGCTGGCTCTTGCCGCCGCCGCCGGCCGCCTCCAGCTCCTCGTCCTCCTCGAAGCGCGCCCGCTTCTGCTGCAGCTCCGGCGGCGGCGCCCCTAGCAGGTGCGGGCTCAGCAGCCCGCCGCCCACCACCGCGGCCGCCGCCTTGACCGAGCCCAGCGGGTGGCACTGGGCGGCCGCCGCCgcgccgggctggggcggggcggagggCAGGGCCCGCTTGCGGCTCCCGCCGTTGAACATGGCCTTGACGTCCTCCCAGGCGAAGACCAGCTCGTCCTGGGGGCTCTTGTCCGTCAGCTTGAGGTGGCGGCGCCAGGAGTTGAAGTTGGCGGCGTCGGGCTGCGTGTACTTGGCCTCCGGCGTGCGGTGGGAGTGGAAGATGAACTTGTTGGGCGAGAAGTACATGCTGCAGTAGCTGCACTTGATGCACTTGGCCCGGGAGCTGTTGTAGCGGGCCGGGATGAAGCTACCCCGGCAGCCCCAGGCGCACTCGTGGGACACGTCGAAGGCGAAGTTGTCCGGCAGCTTAGGGGGCCGGTTCTCCCCCAGGAAGGACTTGCAGAGCCGCTCCGC includes:
- the SKOR2 gene encoding SKI family transcriptional corepressor 2 isoform X3, producing MFPNYGNNRVAKYFLSPPIHSATLPEYLWGSGVTCNKNKTPLQGLFRKLHSAAPVRNAALSLGALSESSTSVCPAPSWQVWSVAERGEIRSNRNGSYVRLLLTVGHRRLPRLRAEEMATSPRPGPTDILLSSPSNTYQPDSMSQQRASHGSMKPNQVGQVILYGIPIVSLVIDGQERLCLAQISNTLLKNFSYNEIHNRRVALGITCVQCTPVQLEILRRAGAMPISSRRCGMITKREAERLCKSFLGENRPPKLPDNFAFDVSHECAWGCRGSFIPARYNSSRAKCIKCSYCSMYFSPNKFIFHSHRTPEAKYTQPDAANFNSWRRHLKLTDKSPQDELVFAWEDVKAMFNGGSRKRALPSAPPQPGAAAAAQCHPLGSVKAAAAVVGGGLLSPHLLGAPPPELQQKRARFEEDEELEAAGGGGKSQRSYPVIPVPSKGSFGGVLHKLPGCGGLFPHPYGFPAAAFGLCHKKEEGAAGEAHKAAGGLSGLFWPGRKEAAFYPPFCMFWPPRAPGGLPVPTYLQPPPQPPSALSCSLGDSPGLLRQAFLDLAEPSGEAAAAGLGAPPAAAAPAPAPPASGSGRDPLFETPPGGGDAASPAAEAGGGGRVPARHPHPHPHLLEGQAGRKAGSGYHHSSAFRPVGGKEDSESLAKLHGASGGPHHPASPLLLVQEEPGCERHPPLPQPQAPHRLLSPGGTSCSYPSEESSEEEEEEEDEEEEQEVDVEGHKQPEEEEQEGDQGVDALGGSSRYLQSRGLTEKGGGSRDRAAATGLFPINSSRQQQEEKLGDTSAELHPPPPGPPKGGNSSSSSSPVHHPSLEEQPSYKDNQKSKEGNQVILATKEDSNFSDKNKEHNFFITEEPSGGDFWRDIAGEHTQETNSPHSLKKDVENMGKELQKVLFEQIDLRRRLEQEFQVLKGNASFPVFNNFQDQMKRELAYREEMVQQLQIGLWQILLFVCSTLGWSQSSDP
- the SKOR2 gene encoding SKI family transcriptional corepressor 2 isoform X1, with translation MFPNYGNNRVAKYFLSPPIHSATLPEYLWGSGVTCNKNKTPLQGLFRKLHSAAPVRNAALSLGALSESSTSVCPAPSWQVWSVAERGEIRSNRNGSYVRLLLTVGHRRLPRLRAEEMATSPRPGPTDILLSSPSNTYQPDSMSQQRASHGSMKPNQVGQVILYGIPIVSLVIDGQERLCLAQISNTLLKNFSYNEIHNRRVALGITCVQCTPVQLEILRRAGAMPISSRRCGMITKREAERLCKSFLGENRPPKLPDNFAFDVSHECAWGCRGSFIPARYNSSRAKCIKCSYCSMYFSPNKFIFHSHRTPEAKYTQPDAANFNSWRRHLKLTDKSPQDELVFAWEDVKAMFNGGSRKRALPSAPPQPGAAAAAQCHPLGSVKAAAAVVGGGLLSPHLLGAPPPELQQKRARFEEDEELEAAGGGGKSQRSYPVIPVPSKGSFGGVLHKLPGCGGLFPHPYGFPAAAFGLCHKKEEGAAGEAHKAAGGLSGLFWPGRKEAAFYPPFCMFWPPRAPGGLPVPTYLQPPPQPPSALSCSLGDSPGLLRQAFLDLAEPSGEAAAAGLGAPPAAAAPAPAPPASGSGRDPLFETPPGGGDAASPAAEAGGGGRVPARHPHPHPHLLEGQAGRKAGSGYHHSSAFRPVGGKEDSESLAKLHGASGGPHHPASPLLLVQEEPGCERHPPLPQPQAPHRLLSPGGTSCSYPSEESSEEEEEEEDEEEEQEVDVEGHKQPEEEEQEGDQGVDALGGSSRYLQSRGLTEKGGGSRDRAAATGLFPINSSRQQQEEKLGDTSAELHPPPPGPPKGGNSSSSSSPVHHPSLEEQPSYKDNQKSKEGNQVILATKEDSNFSDKNKEHNFFITEEPSGGDFWRDIAGEHTQETNSPHSLKKDVENMGKEELQKVLFEQIDLRRRLEQEFQVLKGNASFPVFNNFQDQMKRELAYREEMVQQLQIGLWQILLFVCSTLGWSQSSDP
- the SKOR2 gene encoding SKI family transcriptional corepressor 2 isoform X4 is translated as MFPNYGNNRVAKYFLSPPIHSATLPEYLWGSGVTCNKNKTPLQGLFRKLHSAAPVRNAALSLGALSESSTSVCPAPSWQVWSVAERGEIRSNRNGSYVRLLLTVGHRRLPRLRAEEMATSPRPGPTDILLSSPSNTYQPDSMSQQRASHGSMKPNQVGQVILYGIPIVSLVIDGQERLCLAQISNTLLKNFSYNEIHNRRVALGITCVQCTPVQLEILRRAGAMPISSRRCGMITKREAERLCKSFLGENRPPKLPDNFAFDVSHECAWGCRGSFIPARYNSSRAKCIKCSYCSMYFSPNKFIFHSHRTPEAKYTQPDAANFNSWRRHLKLTDKSPQDELVFAWEDVKAMFNGGSRKRALPSAPPQPGAAAAAQCHPLGSVKAAAAVVGGGLLSPHLLGAPPPELQQKRARFEEDEELEAAGGGGKSQRSYPVIPVPSKGSFGGVLHKLPGCGGLFPHPYGFPAAAFGLCHKKEEGAAGEAHKAAGGLSGLFWPGRKEAAFYPPFCMFWPPRAPGGLPVPTYLQPPPQPPSALSCSLGDSPGLLRQAFLDLAEPSGEAAAAGLGAPPAAAAPAPAPPASGSGRDPLFETPPGGGDAASPAAEAGGGGRVPARHPHPHPHLLEGQAGRKAGSGYHHSSAFRPVGGKEDSESLAKLHGASGGPHHPASPLLLVQEEPGCERHPPLPQPQAPHRLLSPGGTSCSYPSEESSEEEEEEEDEEEEQEVDVEGHKQPEEEEQEGDQGVDALGGSSRYLQSRGLTEKGGGSRDRAAATGLFPINSSRQQQEEKLGDTSAELHPPPPGPPKGGNSSSSSSPVHHPSLEEQPSYKDNQKSKEGNQVILATKEDSNFSDKNKEHNFFITEEPSGGDFWRDIAGEHTQETNSPHSLKKDVENMGKDNFQDQMKRELAYREEMVQQLQIGLWQILLFVCSTLGWSQSSDP
- the SKOR2 gene encoding SKI family transcriptional corepressor 2 isoform X6; translation: MATSPRPGPTDILLSSPSNTYQPDSMSQQRASHGSMKPNQVGQVILYGIPIVSLVIDGQERLCLAQISNTLLKNFSYNEIHNRRVALGITCVQCTPVQLEILRRAGAMPISSRRCGMITKREAERLCKSFLGENRPPKLPDNFAFDVSHECAWGCRGSFIPARYNSSRAKCIKCSYCSMYFSPNKFIFHSHRTPEAKYTQPDAANFNSWRRHLKLTDKSPQDELVFAWEDVKAMFNGGSRKRALPSAPPQPGAAAAAQCHPLGSVKAAAAVVGGGLLSPHLLGAPPPELQQKRARFEEDEELEAAGGGGKSQRSYPVIPVPSKGSFGGVLHKLPGCGGLFPHPYGFPAAAFGLCHKKEEGAAGEAHKAAGGLSGLFWPGRKEAAFYPPFCMFWPPRAPGGLPVPTYLQPPPQPPSALSCSLGDSPGLLRQAFLDLAEPSGEAAAAGLGAPPAAAAPAPAPPASGSGRDPLFETPPGGGDAASPAAEAGGGGRVPARHPHPHPHLLEGQAGRKAGSGYHHSSAFRPVGGKEDSESLAKLHGASGGPHHPASPLLLVQEEPGCERHPPLPQPQAPHRLLSPGGTSCSYPSEESSEEEEEEEDEEEEQEVDVEGHKQPEEEEQEGDQGVDALGGSSRYLQSRGLTEKGGGSRDRAAATGLFPINSSRQQQEEKLGDTSAELHPPPPGPPKGGNSSSSSSPVHHPSLEEQPSYKDNQKSKEGNQVILATKEDSNFSDKNKEHNFFITEEPSGGDFWRDIAGEHTQETNSPHSLKKDVENMGKEELQKVLFEQIDLRRRLEQEFQVLKGNASFPVFNNFQDQMKRELAYREEMVQQLQIGLWQILLFVCSTLGWSQSSDP
- the SKOR2 gene encoding SKI family transcriptional corepressor 2 isoform X5, translated to MFPNYGNNRVAKYFLSPPIHSATLPEYLWGSGVTCNKNKTPLQGLFRKLHSAAPVRNAALSLGALSESSTSVCPAPSWQVWSVAERGEIRSNRNGSYVRLLLTVGHRRLPRLRAEEMATSPRPGPTDILLSSPSNTYQPDSMSQQRASHGSMKPNQVGQVILYGIPIVSLVIDGQERLCLAQISNTLLKNFSYNEIHNRRVALGITCVQCTPVQLEILRRAGAMPISSRRCGMITKREAERLCKSFLGENRPPKLPDNFAFDVSHECAWGCRGSFIPARYNSSRAKCIKCSYCSMYFSPNKFIFHSHRTPEAKYTQPDAANFNSWRRHLKLTDKSPQDELVFAWEDVKAMFNGGSRKRALPSAPPQPGAAAAAQCHPLGSVKAAAAVVGGGLLSPHLLGAPPPELQQKRARFEEDEELEAAGGGGKSQRSYPVIPVPSKGSFGGVLHKLPGCGGLFPHPYGFPAAAFGLCHKKEEGAAGEAHKAAGGLSGLFWPGRKEAAFYPPFCMFWPPRAPGGLPVPTYLQPPPQPPSALSCSLGDSPGLLRQAFLDLAEPSGEAAAAGLGAPPAAAAPAPAPPASGSGRDPLFETPPGGGDAASPAAEAGGGGRVPARHPHPHPHLLEGQAGRKAGSGYHHSSAFRPVGGKEDSESLAKLHGASGGPHHPASPLLLVQEEPGCERHPPLPQPQAPHRLLSPGGTSCSYPSEESSEEEEEEEDEEEEQEVDVEGHKQPEEEEQEGDQGVDALGGSSRYLQSRGLTEKGGGSRDRAAATGLFPINSSRQQQEEKLGDTSAELHPPPPGPPKGGNSSSSSSPVHHPSLEEQPSYKDNQKSKEGNQVILATKEDSNFSDKNKEHNFFITEEPSGGDFWRDIAGEHTQETNSPHSLKKDVENMGKDNFQDQMKRELAYREEMVQQLQIIPYAASLIRKEKLGTHLSKS
- the SKOR2 gene encoding SKI family transcriptional corepressor 2 isoform X2, with protein sequence MFPNYGNNRVAKYFLSPPIHSATLPEYLWGSGVTCNKNKTPLQGLFRKLHSAAPVRNAALSLGALSESSTSVCPAPSWQVWSVAERGEIRSNRNGSYVRLLLTVGHRRLPRLRAEEMATSPRPGPTDILLSSPSNTYQPDSMSQQRASHGSMKPNQVGQVILYGIPIVSLVIDGQERLCLAQISNTLLKNFSYNEIHNRRVALGITCVQCTPVQLEILRRAGAMPISSRRCGMITKREAERLCKSFLGENRPPKLPDNFAFDVSHECAWGCRGSFIPARYNSSRAKCIKCSYCSMYFSPNKFIFHSHRTPEAKYTQPDAANFNSWRRHLKLTDKSPQDELVFAWEDVKAMFNGGSRKRALPSAPPQPGAAAAAQCHPLGSVKAAAAVVGGGLLSPHLLGAPPPELQQKRARFEEDEELEAAGGGGKSQRSYPVIPVPSKGSFGGVLHKLPGCGGLFPHPYGFPAAAFGLCHKKEEGAAGEAHKAAGGLSGLFWPGRKEAAFYPPFCMFWPPRAPGGLPVPTYLQPPPQPPSALSCSLGDSPGLLRQAFLDLAEPSGEAAAAGLGAPPAAAAPAPAPPASGSGRDPLFETPPGGGDAASPAAEAGGGGRVPARHPHPHPHLLEGQAGRKAGSGYHHSSAFRPVGGKEDSESLAKLHGASGGPHHPASPLLLVQEEPGCERHPPLPQPQAPHRLLSPGGTSCSYPSEESSEEEEEEEDEEEEQEVDVEGHKQPEEEEQEGDQGVDALGGSSRYLQSRGLTEKGGGSRDRAAATGLFPINSSRQQQEEKLGDTSAELHPPPPGPPKGGNSSSSSSPVHHPSLEEQPSYKDNQKSKEGNQVILATKEDSNFSDKNKEHNFFITEEPSGGDFWRDIAGEHTQETNSPHSLKKDVENMGKEELQKVLFEQIDLRRRLEQEFQVLKGNASFPVFNNFQDQMKRELAYREEMVQQLQIIPYAASLIRKEKLGTHLSKS